A region of Nocardioides sp. JS614 DNA encodes the following proteins:
- a CDS encoding class I SAM-dependent methyltransferase — MSAARLRLAALVVALLLVAAPVVFGLVDGRTGVLVGLALSGAVAATGVCGYVVLRRVEERLRGLERGIARAQRPDRQPGRPGRPGQPGKQGKQGNQGRRGRGAARPQLPKGLVTQAHLKKERDQVAKRVQDITNLFDMVPIRAGIPPLGLWTASADLLVALVDRFVETRPATVVEGGSGVSTVVLALAAREHGIATRIVALEHDPDWADSTRRLLARHGVAEYAEVRVAPLGPTSLPDHHTPWYDESALADLSEVGLVLVDGPPEGTGPRARYPMVPLLRDRLARTCTIVVDDTSRPGDADVVDRWRPLLPDFEFETLRLDKGAAVLTRT, encoded by the coding sequence ATGTCTGCCGCCCGCCTCCGGCTCGCTGCTCTCGTGGTCGCCCTCCTGCTCGTGGCCGCACCCGTCGTCTTCGGCCTCGTCGACGGGCGCACCGGCGTGCTCGTCGGGCTCGCGCTCTCCGGCGCGGTGGCGGCCACCGGCGTGTGCGGGTACGTCGTCCTGCGGCGGGTGGAGGAGCGGTTGCGCGGCCTGGAGCGCGGGATCGCGCGGGCCCAGCGGCCCGACCGGCAACCGGGCCGGCCGGGCCGGCCGGGCCAGCCCGGCAAGCAGGGCAAGCAGGGCAACCAGGGCCGGCGCGGTCGGGGCGCCGCGCGGCCGCAGCTGCCCAAGGGCCTGGTCACCCAGGCGCACCTGAAGAAGGAGCGCGACCAGGTCGCCAAGCGGGTGCAGGACATCACCAACCTGTTCGACATGGTCCCGATCCGCGCCGGCATCCCGCCGCTCGGCCTGTGGACCGCCTCGGCCGACCTGCTGGTCGCGCTGGTGGACCGGTTCGTCGAGACCCGGCCGGCCACCGTGGTCGAGGGCGGCAGCGGCGTCTCGACCGTGGTCCTCGCCCTGGCCGCTCGCGAGCACGGCATCGCGACCCGGATCGTGGCGCTCGAGCACGACCCCGACTGGGCGGACTCCACGCGGCGACTGCTCGCCCGGCACGGCGTCGCGGAGTACGCCGAGGTGCGGGTCGCGCCGCTCGGGCCGACGTCGCTGCCCGACCACCACACGCCGTGGTACGACGAGTCCGCGCTCGCCGACCTCTCCGAGGTCGGGCTGGTCCTGGTCGACGGCCCGCCGGAGGGCACCGGGCCGCGGGCCCGCTACCCGATGGTCCCGCTGCTGCGCGACCGGCTGGCCCGGACCTGCACGATCGTCGTCGACGACACGTCCCGCCCGGGTGACGCCGACGTGGTGGACCGCTGGCGGCCGCTGCTGCCGGACTTCGAGTTCGAGACGCTGCGCCTGGACAAGGGCGCGGCCGTCCTGACCCGGACCTGA
- a CDS encoding sulfotransferase, with amino-acid sequence MPRSDLRYLFVVTYGRSGSTLLMGVLNTLPGYLIRGENRDALHHLFLFDKTMRTESGRGPRKKLRQPTHPFFGIAGYPPERAVRQLRRLATDTVLRPKEDTRVTGFKEIRWYHADLEEYVAWLREVFPGARFLVNTRNHADVLKSKWWAEGEDKSAHLADIERQILALADSLGDAAYRVHYDEYVADPAALRGLFDWLGEDFDEDAVRATMAVRHSI; translated from the coding sequence ATGCCGCGATCGGACCTGAGGTACCTGTTCGTGGTCACCTACGGGCGCTCCGGCTCCACCCTGCTGATGGGCGTGCTCAACACGCTGCCGGGCTACCTGATCCGCGGCGAGAACCGCGACGCCCTGCACCACCTGTTCCTCTTCGACAAGACGATGCGCACCGAGAGCGGCCGCGGACCGAGGAAGAAGCTGCGCCAGCCGACGCATCCGTTCTTCGGGATCGCCGGGTACCCGCCCGAGCGCGCCGTGCGTCAGCTGCGCCGGCTGGCGACCGACACCGTGCTGCGGCCCAAGGAGGACACCCGGGTCACCGGCTTCAAGGAGATCCGCTGGTACCACGCCGACCTCGAGGAGTACGTCGCGTGGCTGCGCGAGGTCTTCCCGGGCGCCCGGTTCCTGGTCAACACCCGCAACCACGCGGACGTGCTGAAGAGCAAGTGGTGGGCCGAGGGCGAGGACAAGTCCGCCCACCTCGCCGACATCGAGCGGCAGATCCTCGCCCTGGCCGACTCCCTCGGCGACGCGGCGTACCGGGTCCACTACGACGAGTACGTCGCCGACCCGGCGGCCCTGCGCGGGCTGTTCGACTGGCTCGGCGAGGACTTCGACGAGGACGCCGTGCGCGCCACGATGGCCGTGCGCCACTCGATCTGA
- a CDS encoding GH1 family beta-glucosidase, translated as MPPASPDSSPGSRSGSPAGSSLPQLPPGFRFGTSTASYQIEGAATEDGKGPSVWDTFTAEEGRIVDGSSGAVACDHYHRYGEDVALMKRLGAGGYRFSLSWPRIQPTGSGPANPKGLDFYDRLIDELLANGVQPMATLYHWDLPQALEDDGGWLNRATVDRFAEYAAIVGERFADRVEHWIPVNEPNVVMMMGYAVGFQAPGRTLMFDSMPVAHHLLLAHGRAAVELRAAGATSIGCANNHSPMWPASDDEADVGATKLFDALWNGMFTEPMLLGRYPADLQPLMADVVCDGDLSVIRQPLDFYGVNYYHPFKIGAAREDAEMPFEFRELVGYPTTDFGWPVVPDALREWLITLRARYRAALPPIYITESGCSYNMGPDEFGVVDDQPRIDYLDAHLRAVATACQRGVDVRGYYTWSLMDNFEWSEGYTQRFGLVHVDFDTQVRTPKRSFQWYADVIARQTRSVG; from the coding sequence GTGCCCCCCGCGTCCCCCGACAGCTCCCCCGGCAGCCGCTCCGGCAGCCCTGCGGGCAGCTCCCTCCCGCAGCTCCCTCCCGGCTTCCGGTTCGGCACCAGCACGGCGTCGTACCAGATCGAGGGCGCGGCGACGGAGGACGGCAAGGGCCCCAGCGTGTGGGACACCTTCACCGCCGAGGAGGGCCGGATCGTCGACGGCTCGAGCGGAGCGGTCGCGTGCGACCACTACCACCGCTACGGCGAGGACGTGGCGCTGATGAAGCGCCTGGGCGCCGGCGGCTACCGCTTCTCGCTGTCCTGGCCGCGGATCCAGCCCACCGGCTCGGGTCCGGCGAACCCGAAGGGCCTGGACTTCTACGACCGCTTGATCGACGAGCTGCTCGCCAACGGCGTGCAGCCGATGGCCACCCTCTACCACTGGGACCTGCCCCAGGCGCTCGAGGACGACGGCGGCTGGCTGAACCGCGCCACCGTCGACCGCTTCGCGGAGTACGCCGCGATCGTCGGGGAGCGGTTCGCCGACCGGGTCGAGCACTGGATCCCCGTCAACGAGCCCAACGTCGTGATGATGATGGGCTACGCGGTCGGCTTCCAGGCGCCCGGCCGGACGCTGATGTTCGACTCGATGCCGGTCGCCCACCACCTGCTGCTCGCGCACGGCCGCGCCGCAGTCGAGCTGCGCGCCGCCGGCGCCACCAGCATCGGCTGCGCCAACAACCACTCGCCGATGTGGCCGGCCAGCGACGACGAGGCGGACGTCGGTGCGACCAAGCTCTTCGACGCGTTGTGGAACGGCATGTTCACCGAGCCGATGCTGCTCGGCCGCTACCCCGCCGACCTGCAGCCGCTGATGGCCGACGTGGTCTGCGACGGCGACCTGTCGGTGATCCGCCAGCCGCTCGACTTCTACGGCGTCAACTACTACCACCCGTTCAAGATCGGCGCCGCCCGCGAGGACGCCGAGATGCCCTTCGAGTTCCGCGAGCTGGTCGGCTACCCGACCACGGACTTCGGCTGGCCGGTGGTGCCCGACGCGTTGCGCGAGTGGCTGATCACGCTGCGGGCCCGCTACCGGGCCGCGCTACCGCCGATCTACATCACCGAGTCCGGCTGTTCCTACAACATGGGCCCCGACGAGTTCGGCGTCGTCGACGACCAGCCGCGCATCGACTACCTCGACGCCCACCTGCGGGCGGTCGCGACCGCCTGCCAGCGCGGCGTCGACGTACGCGGCTACTACACGTGGTCGCTGATGGACAACTTCGAGTGGTCCGAGGGCTACACCCAGCGCTTCGGCCTCGTGCACGTCGACTTCGACACCCAGGTGCGCACCCCCAAGCGCTCCTTCCAGTGGTACGCCGACGTGATCGCCCGGCAGACCCGCTCCGTGGGCTGA
- a CDS encoding pirin family protein yields the protein MSVEIRRGTDRYLTRGAGFFTRHSFAFGEHYDPDNVSFGPLVCHDDHRLGAGAGFESHPHRDLEIVTWVLSGALRHEDSAGHSAVVTPGVVQVLSAGTGVTHSELAGPDGPVRFVQAWLTPEEPGTPPAYSARAVELEPGRLVDVVRVGAATLRVARLGAGDTVILPEEPRQHVFVAGGALTRSSLAEPLADGDAFRIVDQPGLAVTAAVPTELMVWSFG from the coding sequence GTGAGCGTCGAGATCCGCCGGGGAACTGATCGGTACCTCACCCGCGGGGCCGGATTCTTCACCCGGCACTCGTTCGCCTTCGGCGAGCACTACGACCCCGACAACGTCTCGTTCGGCCCGCTGGTCTGCCACGACGACCACCGGCTCGGTGCCGGCGCCGGCTTCGAGAGCCACCCGCACCGCGACCTCGAGATCGTCACCTGGGTGCTCTCCGGGGCTCTCCGGCACGAGGACTCCGCGGGCCACTCGGCGGTGGTGACGCCCGGGGTCGTGCAGGTGCTGTCGGCCGGGACCGGGGTGACCCACTCCGAGCTCGCCGGCCCCGACGGGCCGGTCCGCTTCGTCCAGGCCTGGCTCACTCCGGAGGAGCCGGGTACGCCGCCGGCGTACTCCGCCCGCGCCGTCGAGCTCGAGCCGGGCCGGCTGGTCGACGTGGTCCGGGTCGGCGCGGCGACGCTGCGGGTGGCACGGCTCGGCGCGGGCGACACGGTCATCCTTCCCGAGGAGCCGCGCCAGCACGTGTTCGTCGCGGGCGGCGCGCTCACCCGGTCCTCGCTGGCCGAGCCACTGGCCGACGGCGACGCGTTCCGGATCGTCGACCAGCCCGGGCTGGCGGTGACCGCGGCGGTGCCGACCGAGCTGATGGTGTGGTCGTTCGGGTGA